The region GTTATGGGGATCAAAAGAGATAAAGCTTCCATTTTCTTTGTATCTGGAAGATTTTGTGATGAAAAGATATCCTGGATCGGACAAAGTCTCTTCTTATGAAAGTCATGTTATTCTCAGGGATGGAAACACTGAGATACCTTATGTTATTTATATGAACAATCCTTTAAAGTACAGAGGTTACAGGATTTTTCAGACTTCTTACGATAATGATGAGAAAGGTTCAGTTCTTTCTGTCAATTACGATCCGGGGCTTATTCCAACTTACACAGGTTATGCTGTTTTATTCCTTGGACTTTTTATAAATCTCTTAAGGAGAGTGAAAAACTAAAGAAGTTTCTTTAACTCTTCCCTGTTTATTTTGTATGTTCCCCCATCCTTCTGTATGATGCCCCTTGTTTTGAACTTTTTAAGTATTCTTGACAGAGTTTCAGGTGTCATATTCAGTATTGAGGCTATCTTGTTATGTTTTAATGATATAAATAGATCCTCGTGTTCGTAAATAAATTTAGCTGTTCTTGTAACAGCATCCATCATCAGGTTTTGAACGATAACATCATCAAGTATTTTTATTTTGTATAAAAGTGATTTTACAATGTTGAAACAGAGGTTTGAATCTTTTAATAGCTCCTTCTCAAATGTTTTGAAATTGATTACAAGAACCTTTCCATTTGTTTCAAACTCAGCGTTTGCAGGGTAAGGTATGTTCTCAAAGTTAGCCCTCTCAGCTATAAGAGATACAGGATGGAAGTGGTGAAGTGTGATCTCATGTCCTTTTATATCTGTTTTGTAAACCCTCAGTATACCTTCGGTAAGTATGTAAAGATTTTCAGGCTCCTCTCCCTCATAGAAGAGAAGATCACCTCTTTCGTACTCCCTCTCAAAAGAGATTTTCTGTATTTTTTTCAGGTGTTCATCTGAAAGATTTTCAAAGATATAAATATCTCTTAGATTCATAATTAATTACCTGCTGCTTATTTATTTTTTTATCATCTCAAAATAATCTCTTTTACGTAATTTTTCAATCTCTTTTTCAGTTTTTCTCTCTCCTCTCTGGAAAAACCTGTTTTATTCTTAATCTCTTTGTTTATCAGATTTTCTGATGAAACAAAGTTCTGCAAAGCGTACCTTTTAGCTCCTTTTATCATCTGACCTATTTTAATTATATCATTATAAGTTAGTAAGTCCTTAATAAGAGTTGTTCTGAACTCATATTCTATATCTGATTGTAATAAAATTTCAATACTTTTTTTAATTTTGTCCATACTTATTGATGAGCCTGATATATATTCGTACTTACCGGCAGATGCTTTAATATCCATTGCAACATAATCAACAAGTTTTTCCTCAATGAGCTCTTTTAATACCTCAGGATTTGTTCCATTTGTATCCAATTTCACAAGATACCCAAACTCCTTGATCTTTTTTATAAAATCTTTTATCCCTTCGTATATTGTTGGTTCTCCACCTGATATAACTATACCTTCAATCATCTTTTTTCTACTTTCAAGAAATCTAAAAACCTCATCAATTCCTATTGTGTATCCGAAATATTCAGGTAGAACAAGATGTCTGTTATGGCAGTAAGGACATCTCAGGTTACATCCCTGGACGAATATCACAGCAGAGATCCTTGAGGGAAAATCTATCAATGAAAATTTATGGATTCCGCCGATTTTAATCATGATTGTTTTACCTCAGTTTTAATATAAAAAGGCCTCCCGGGGAGGGAGGAGCGGGGAGAGGGGGGAGAAAACAGGAGGAGATTACCTGAGGGTAACCCGTATCTTATAACTTTTTCTCTTAATAAACTCTTCTTTCTTTCCATCATTCCAGTATTTAACAGGTCTGAAATATCCAACGATTCTTGAGTAAACCTCTGTCTCTGTATCACATTCAGGACATAATCTATGCTCACCGGATATATATCCATGGTTTGGGCATACACTGAATGTAGGAGTAAGTGTAAAGTAAGGAAGATGGTAGTTTTCGCACACAGTTTTTATGAACTTTTTAACACTCTCCTTCTCAGATATCTTCTCTCCAAGGAAGAAATGTATAACTGTTCCTCCTGTGTATTTAGTCTGGAGGCTGTCCTGATGATCCAGGACAAAAACAGGGTCGTCAGAGTAATCAACAGGAAGGTGAGTTGAGTTTGTATAGAAAGGCTGTGCACCTCTCTGATAGTCTTCTTCGTTTGCAACGATTATGTCCGGATATCTGCTTTTGTCTATTCTCGCAAGTCTGTAAGATGTTCCTTCAGCAGGTGTTGCTTCAAGGTTGTAGTTATTACCTGTCTCTTCCTGGTATCTGAAAAGTTTTTCCCTTATGAAATCAAGAACCTTTTCTGAGAATGCCTTACCCCTTTCTGTTGCTATGCTCTCACCAAAAAGATTGAGGCATGCCTCATTCATACCAATCACACCTATCGTTGAAAAATGATTTTTCCAGAAGCTTCCTGTTCTTTCCTTAATACTTCTCAGATAAAACTTTGAGTAAGGGTATAGTCCTTTTTCTGTAAGTTCTTCTAAGAATGCTCTCTTTGTCTCAAGACTCTCCTTAGCAAGATCAAGGAGATACTCAAGCCTGATGAAGAACTCATTTTCATCCTTTGAAAGATATCCAAGTCTTGGAAGATTTATCGTTACAACACCTATAGATCCTGTTAGAGGGTTTGCTCCAAAGAGTCCACCTCCTCTTTTCTTAAGTTCTCTTATATCAAGTCTAAGTCTACAGCACATACTTCTTGCGTCATTTGGATCCATATCAGAGTTTACAAAGTTTGCAAAGTAAGGAATGCCGTACTTTCCTGTCATATACCACAGACCATCGTATATAGGGTTATCCCAGTCAAAATCCTTTGTTATGTTGTATGTGGGGATAGGGAATGTAAATATCCTTCCTGATGCATCACCTTCAGACATAACCTCAAAAAATGCTCTGTTTATCATATCCATCTCTTTCTGGAACTCTTTGTACTTCTCTTTCTGAACCTTACCACCTATTATCACGTACTGATCTGCATAGGCTGATGCTGAAGCTTTTAGATCAAATGTAAGGTTTGTAAATGGTGTCTGGAAACCGACCCTTGTTGGAACATTAAGATTAAAAACAAACTCCTGAATCGCCTGTTTTACCTCTCTGTAGGAAAGACCGTCGTACCTGACAAAGGGAGCAAGCAGTGTATCAAAATTGGAAAAAGCCTGAGCTCCTGCAGCCTCACCCTGAAGTGTGTAGAAGAAGTTAACTATCTGTCCAAGTGCCGATGTAAAATGTTTTGGAGGTTTACTTTCAGCTTTTCCATAAGCACCTTTGAAACCGTTAATAAGAAGATCATAAAGATCCCAGCCTACACAGTAAACACTAAGATTCTGTAGATCATGGATATGGAAATCTCCATTTCTGTGAGCCTCAGCTATATCCTTCGTGTATATCTTTGTCAGCCAGTAGTGTTTTGTCACCTCTGAAGATATATAGAAATTCAGTCCCTGAAGTGAGTAAGTGGTATTACTGTTTTCCGTAACCCTCCAGTCTAACTTCTTTAAATAGCTGTCTATCAGATTTCTTTCCACCTTGACCCTCCTCAATATTTAGTGGTCTAAAAAATTTATCCACTATATATAGTATGGATTTTTTTTGAGAAAATAATTGATTCATGTCAATGATTGTTCTCTGATAACTACTTACATTCAATATACGAATTGAATAAGGATTAAGATGTAGTATTCCGTTGATTTTAATCTTATCTTTATAGAGGGATAGACAAAATTACCGCCTGCTGGGTCGTGTCTATCCTTTAAAATGGCGGAATATAAGTAGCCCAGCCCTGAGCAGAAGGAGCTCAGGATAGGAGCAGGAAATGGAGGTCAAAGAAAGGGAAAAACGTGAAACGGGATTTGAACTGTCCCGTAGAGATTTCCTAAAAACAGCAGCAGCGGTCTCGGCAGCTGCAGCGGTTGGAATGAAAGTTCCTGAAGAAGCCATGGCTGCAGCAAGGGAAGCAGAGGCTGGCTGGAGATGGGATAAAGCGGTCTGTAGATTCTGTGGAACAGGTTGCGGAATCATGATCGCTGTAAAAGATGGCCGCATTGTTGCTGTTAAGGGGGATCCAAAAGCACCTGTTAACAGGGGTCTTAACTGTATTAAGGGTTACTTCACTGCAAAAATCATGTACGGTGCTGACAGGCTGACAAAACCTCTTCTCAGAATGAACGAAAGGGGAGAGTTCGACAAAAATGGTAAGTTCAGACCTGTTAGCTGGCAGAGAGCCTTTGAAGAAATGGCTAAGCAGTTCAAGAAGGCTTACAACGAGTTAGGTCCAGAGGGGGTAGCAATTTTCAGTTCAGGTCAGTACACAATTATGGAAGGTTATGCTGCTGTAAAACTCACAAAAGCTGGATGGAGAACTAACAACATTGACCCTAACGCAAGACACTGTATGGCATCTGCGGTTGCTGCATTTATACAGACTTTCGGAATTGACGAACCATCAGGATGTTACGATGATATCGAGCTCACAGATACAATCCTTGTCTGGGGATCAAATATGGCTGAGATGCACCCAATCCTCTGGGCAAGGGTTACTGACAGAAAACTCTCAGATCCTGATAACGTGAGACTGGTTGTTCTTTCAACATTCAGACACAGAACAATGGATCTGGCAGATATTGATATTGTATTCAGACCTTCAACAGATGTAGCTATATGGAACTACATTGCAAGAGAGATAGTTTACAACCATCCAGAAGCTATTGACTGGGATTTTGTGAACAAACATACAGTATTTGCAACCGGTTATATAGATATTGGTTATGGAATGAGAACACCTGATCATCCAAGCTTTACAGAAAAAGAAAGAGAAACTGTTAGAAAACAGGTTGCTAAGCCTGTATCAAACCTCGAGGCGAAAGCTTTAAGCATTTACGGTTACAAAGAAGGTGATATTATCCAGATGAAACATGCTAAACAGGCAGGTAAACACTGGATAATCACATTTGAAGACTTCAAGAAAGGACTTGAACCTTATACTCTTGACTATGTTGCAAGAATCGCAAAAGGTGATCCTGATGAAGATCTAGAAACATTCAAGAGAAAACTCAAAGCACTTGCTGATCTGTACATAGATAAAAATAGAAAGGCTCTTACTTTCTGGACAATGGGATTCAACCAGCATACAAGAGGAACATGGTGTAACGAGCTGGCATATACAGTTCACCTCCTCCTAGGAAAGCAGGCTAAACCAGGAAGCGGTGCATTCTCAATCACAGGTCAGCCTTCTGCTTGTGGTACAGCGAGAGAGGTTGGAACATTTGCACACAGACTACCTGCTGATATGGTTGTATTCAATCCAAAACACAGAAAGATCGCTGAAAAGATATGGAGAATTCCTGAAGGAACAATAAATCCAAAAGTTGGATCACACATCGTTAAGATAATGAGAGATCTTGAGGACGGTAAGATTAAGTGGGCATGGGTAATGGTATGTAACCCATGGCAGGATACAGCCAACGCGAACCACTGGATTAAAGCTGCCAGAAAGATGGATAACTTTATCGTAGTTTCAGATAGTTACCCAGGTATATCTGCTAAAGTTGCTGACCTTATTCTCCCAGCAGCAATGATATACGAAAAATGGGGAGCTTATGGTAACGCTGAAAGAAGAACACAGCACTGGAGACAGCAGGTTATTGCTCCAGGTGAAGCTATGCCTGATATATGGCATATAGTTGAGTTCTCCAAGTACTTCAAACTGAAAGAAGTATGGAAGGAGTGGAGACTCTCAGACGGAACAGTACTTCCTAATGTTCTTGATAAAGCTAAAGAGATGGGATACGATCCAGAGATGACACTTTACGAAGTTCTGTTTGCCAACGATTACTTCAAGTCATTCAAATGGCCTGATCCAATAGCTAAGAACCCTAATACTGGAGAAATGCATCCAAACACAGAAGCTGAAGGTGACCACAGAAATGTACGTGGTATAGATGGAAAACCATGGAAAGGATATGGATTCTTCATACAGAAAGCTCTCTGGGAAGAGTATAGAAAGTTTGGTAATGGACATGGACACGACCTTGCATACTTTGATACATACCACAGAGTGAGAGGTCTCAGATGGCCTGTTGTTGACGGTAAAGAGACACTCTGGAGATTTAACGCAAAATACGATCCTTACGTTAGAAAACTCGCTCCAGGTGAAGATTTTGCATTCTACGGACCTGCTCTTAAATCTCTACCAAAAGGAGACCTTTTCGGTCCTAAGACAAAACAGAAATTCAGCCTTAAGAATAAAGCTAAGATATTCTTCAGACCTTACATGGATCCACCTGAAACACCTGATAGCGAATATCCATTCTGGCTTGCAACAGGTAGGGTTCTTGAGCACTGGCACTCAGGTACAATGACAATGAGAGTTCCAGAACTGTACAGAGCTGTTCCTGAAGCACTCTGTTACATGCATCCAGCTGATGCTAAAAAACTTGGTGTGAAGGATGGAGAGCTTGTATGGGTTGAGTCCAGACGTGGTAAAGTTAAAGCGAGAGTTGAGACAAGAGGTAGAAACAGACCTCCAAGAGGACTCGTGTTCGTTCCATGGTTCGATGAAAGGGTTTATATCAACAAGGTTACACTTGATGCTACATGTCCTATATCCAAGCAGACAGACTACAAGAAGTGTGCTGTGAAGATATACAAAGCTTAACCAGGAATAAAGATGAGTGAAAACAATAAAACTGACAGCAATGTGAATAAGGAAAGAAGAAAGTTCTTCATAAAGACCCTCCAGGGGATAGGTCTCTCTATCCTCGGGGGGACTGTTTGGGGTGCCTATGTTAGTGAGGCTAAAACTGATCCTCTTGTACTGCGTCCTCCAGGTGCTCTTAAAGAAGAGGATTTTTTAAAAACCTGTATAAAATGTGGATTATGTGTAGAGGCCTGTAAAAACAGGGATTCCAATCCTGATAGAACCAAAAGCACAGCAACGCTGAGACTGGCATCACCAGGTGATCATAAACCTATAGGCACCCCTTACTTTATTCCCAGGGAGATACCCTGTTATATGTGTGAAGATATCCCCTGTGTTCCTGTATGTCCTACAGGAGCTCTAGATGTTGATTCTGTTTCCTCTATAAAAAATGGGAAAAAAGTTCTGGATATAAACAAGGCACGAATGGGAGTTGCGGTTGTAGATGAAGAACACTGTATAGCATTCTGGGGAATCCAGTGTGATGCCTGCTACAGAGCCTGTCCTTTGATCGATGAGGCTATAAAGCTAGAGTACAGAAGAAATCCACGTACAGGAAAACACGCATTCCTGTTACCTGTTGTTTACAGTGATGTATGTACAGGTTGCGGCCTATGTGAGAAGGCATGTGTTACAGAAAAGGCTGCCATATACGTACTGCCCAGAGAGATTGCATTAGGTAAGGTCGGTAAACACTACATAAAAGGCTGGGAAAAGAAAGATGAGGAGAGATTGAAAGGAGCTAAGGGAATAGAAACTACCAGAACTGAGAGAAGTAAACTTTCACCTGAAGAATATCTGAACATAGAGGACTTATTAGATGAAGAGTAAAGAAGATAAGAAAGAGGCAGGATTTTTGTATAAACATAGATACCTAATAGCAAGAAGGGTGGTTCAGTTGAGTATTATCTCCCTGTATATAGCAGGAAATGTATACGGCTGGAAGATACTTCAAGGAAACCTGAGTGCTTCGAAGATCTTTGATGTCATACCTATGGCTGACCCTTATGCCACCCTACAGATGTTTGCTGCAGGCGTTATTGTTGGCACAGATGTTCTCATAGGTGCTGCTATAGTTATTATTTTCTATGGACTGATAGGTGGAAGAGCTTTCTGTAGCTGGGTATGTCCTATAAATATGGTTACGGATCTTGCGAACTGGATAAGGGTGAAAACAGGTCTTCACAGGGAAGAATGGCAGCTCAGAATAAGCAGAAAGCTGAGATACTGGATTCTTGGAATAAGTCTGGTACTATCAGCACTGATAGCCGTTCCAGCGTTTGAGTTTGTAAGCCCCATATCGATGCTTCACAGAGGACTGATATTTGGAATGGGAATGGGATGGGCAGCTGTTTTAGCTGTATTCCTATTTGATCTTTTTGTTACAAAGAATGGATGGTGTGGTCATATATGCCCATTAGGTGGATTTTATTCACTGATTACAAAACCCAGTGCCATAAGGGTAAAACATGATGCTGATAAGTGTACTCTCTGTCTGAACTGTAAGAATGTGTGTCCTGAAAAGCAGGTGCTTCACATGATAGGTAAGGAAAGTGTTTTTGTTACATCTGGTGAGTGTATAAACTGTGCCAGATGTATAGAGGTCTGTAATGACGATGCTCTAAATTTTGGTTTTAGATACAAACCACAAGGTAAAAAGGAGGAAGGTAAAAATGATTAAGAAAAAATTAGGGATGCTAATGTTAGTTCCTATTGTAGGGGTTTCTATATTCGCATGTGCAACAGCAAGTGAGAAAGCTCTATCATCGGAAGATCTAAGTTATAGAAATGTTCCTTTAACAGCAACTGCAGTACCACCAGCTGTTGAGTTTCCAAAAGAACCACCAGGAAAAGCCAAGCGTTTTACAAGAGCTTATGAAAATGCACCTCCATTAATTCCTCACAGTGTTGAAGGTCTACTTCCTATAACAAAGGATAACAACGCATGTCTAGGATGTCATATGCCAGAAGTGGCCAAAGATGTTGGTGCTACACCTATCTCTCCAACACACTTCATAGACTTCTTCAGACTTCCGGAAGGAAAGATTGTTAAGTTAAAAGATCTTGATCCAGCAAGATTTAACTGCTCACAGTGTCACGTTCCACAGGCAAAAACAAAGCCACTCGTTCAAAATACGTTTAAGCCTGATTACAGAGATCCTTCTACTAAGAATAGAACAAAACTTTACAAAAACCTTCTTGAAGGTGTGAAGTAATTAATTATGGAAAAGAAAGTTGACAGGAGGGGTTTTTTAAAAACCCTTCCTTTTTTCCCAGCAGCTATTGTTGATGAGATAGTTGAAGGATCAGAGAAAAATGAAGAGGAATATACACCTGTATTTATAAAACCTCCTTATACTGTTAAAGAAGCAGATTTCTCTCTGTGTAAAGATTGTGAAGGTTTCTGTGTAACCTCATGTGAGGAGGATATTATCAAAAGAACGGAAGAAGGTATTCCCCATATTGTATTTGGTGATAGGGGATGTACTTTCTGTGAAAAATGTGCTGAAAGCTGTCCAGAGGGCATTCTCTCAGTTGAAAATGGTGAGAAAAATATTCAGGTTAATATAAGGATAGATATTAATAAATGTGTTGCCTGGAAAAAAACGATGTGTTTTTCCTGTAAAGAGCCCTGTCTGGATAATGCTATAAAGTTTGAAGGTTTATTTAATCCACAGATAATTCCAGATAGATGTACAGGTTGCGGTTTTTGTGTATCTGTATGTCCTGTATCTGCGATAAGTGTAGATATTCCTTCGGGAGAGGGATATGATTAGAACATTTGTTCTCCTTTTATTCTTTGTTAGCATAGCTTACGGAAAAGTTTTTAAAAATACTGATATAGTTGATCTGAAAAGTGCAATTACAGAGATAAGACTGAAAGACGGTAAGCTTTATGTATCTGTTGAGCTTGGAAAGATATATGTTCTTGATCTAGAAGAAAAAAAGGTTCTCAATGTAATAGAACTTCCCGAGATAGAGAATTATTTTGGAGAGAAACTTAAACCAAAGGTTTTCTCAATAGATATTTGCAGAAATGGAAATATTATTGCTGTTGTCGAAGGTTTCGATGGTACAAGAGAGTTGAAGTTTATAACTGTAAATGATGGTAGGATCCATACTATTATTCCCGGAAAGAGAAGGATCTCTATGACAAAGGTTAGATTTGTAGATAAAAATAACGTGGTAGTTGCAACAACAGGCGACGAGATATTACTGATATCCCTGGATGATAAAAAGATTCATTACAGAAAATCCGTAGGTATGTCTACTTTTTCAGATATGGAGATAAATGAAGATAAAACACTGGTAGCTGTGGGTGATGAGTCTGGAGATGTCCATATAGCAGATGTAAAAACAGGAGATCTCGTTAAAGATCTTACAGGTATAAATGTTGATAGACTTTTCAATGTTGATTTCAGAAACGGTAGAGTTGCCTCAGGTGGAAGAGATAGAAGGGTGGCAGTTTACGATCTGGAGACAGGAAAAGGGAAAAGATTTGATGGTCAGTTCCTGGTTTTTGGACTTGGTCTTAGCCCATCGGCAAAATATCTGGCATATCTTTACAATGATAAAAATGATGTTGCTGTTGTGAATGTTGATACGGGAAGCAGGGTGGATATGCTTACAGGACATAAATACACGGTAAGTGTTATTCTATTTTTAGATGAGAACAGTCTCATTGTTGGCTGTGATGATGGAAAACTATTTTTTTGGAGGAGGTAGCTATGAATATATCAAGTATCGTTGTTATGACAAAGCCGGAACATATTCAGGATGTTCTGAAAAGTTTAGAGGAAAGTGGACTGTGTGATATTCATTTTTATGATGAAAAAGGAAGAATTATTGTAACTATTGAAGGTGAAGATGTTTACGAAGAAACTTTCAAATTAAGAGCTATACAGGATATTCCCCATGTAGTTTCTGCTGAGATGTCATTTGCTTACAGTGAGGAAGAGCTCCAGAAGGCGATAAATGAGTTTGAAAGAGTTCAAAAGGAACAGGAAGTACCGGAAATACTCGAAAGGGATGATGTAAAAGCTGAAGCTATAGTTTATAAAGGACATATAAAGGCGTATATAAAGTAAAAATTAAAAATTTTTTAGAAGGATAATTATGCCTGCAGGAAATGGAGGGGACCAAATTATAAAAATTAAAATACAAGATACAAATTCTACTAAAACTATCCAAGTCATTCTTAAATTGATACAAATCAATGACTATTTTTCATCAAAAGGGGATTTTAAAAAGAGATATTTTGAGATTTTTGAAAATCCAATGGAGGTAGGGTTATGAGTAAGAGAAAGTTAAAACTTGCCCTTGCGTCGCTGCTTATGATGGAAGGTTTTATATTGGGGCAGGGGGCTGTTTCAGATGTTTCAGCACAAAGTGCATTTATTGATGATGTAAAACCATATCTTGAGTTCAGACCAAGATATGAGTATGTGGATGTTAGTGGAAGTACTAATGATGCTGCAAGTGCTTTAACATTAAGAACAAAGATAGGTGTAA is a window of Persephonella marina EX-H1 DNA encoding:
- a CDS encoding ferredoxin-type protein NapF — encoded protein: MEKKVDRRGFLKTLPFFPAAIVDEIVEGSEKNEEEYTPVFIKPPYTVKEADFSLCKDCEGFCVTSCEEDIIKRTEEGIPHIVFGDRGCTFCEKCAESCPEGILSVENGEKNIQVNIRIDINKCVAWKKTMCFSCKEPCLDNAIKFEGLFNPQIIPDRCTGCGFCVSVCPVSAISVDIPSGEGYD
- the napG gene encoding ferredoxin-type protein NapG, producing MSENNKTDSNVNKERRKFFIKTLQGIGLSILGGTVWGAYVSEAKTDPLVLRPPGALKEEDFLKTCIKCGLCVEACKNRDSNPDRTKSTATLRLASPGDHKPIGTPYFIPREIPCYMCEDIPCVPVCPTGALDVDSVSSIKNGKKVLDINKARMGVAVVDEEHCIAFWGIQCDACYRACPLIDEAIKLEYRRNPRTGKHAFLLPVVYSDVCTGCGLCEKACVTEKAAIYVLPREIALGKVGKHYIKGWEKKDEERLKGAKGIETTRTERSKLSPEEYLNIEDLLDEE
- the napH gene encoding quinol dehydrogenase ferredoxin subunit NapH produces the protein MKSKEDKKEAGFLYKHRYLIARRVVQLSIISLYIAGNVYGWKILQGNLSASKIFDVIPMADPYATLQMFAAGVIVGTDVLIGAAIVIIFYGLIGGRAFCSWVCPINMVTDLANWIRVKTGLHREEWQLRISRKLRYWILGISLVLSALIAVPAFEFVSPISMLHRGLIFGMGMGWAAVLAVFLFDLFVTKNGWCGHICPLGGFYSLITKPSAIRVKHDADKCTLCLNCKNVCPEKQVLHMIGKESVFVTSGECINCARCIEVCNDDALNFGFRYKPQGKKEEGKND
- a CDS encoding Crp/Fnr family transcriptional regulator; translated protein: MNLRDIYIFENLSDEHLKKIQKISFEREYERGDLLFYEGEEPENLYILTEGILRVYKTDIKGHEITLHHFHPVSLIAERANFENIPYPANAEFETNGKVLVINFKTFEKELLKDSNLCFNIVKSLLYKIKILDDVIVQNLMMDAVTRTAKFIYEHEDLFISLKHNKIASILNMTPETLSRILKKFKTRGIIQKDGGTYKINREELKKLL
- a CDS encoding nitrate reductase cytochrome c-type subunit, which gives rise to MIKKKLGMLMLVPIVGVSIFACATASEKALSSEDLSYRNVPLTATAVPPAVEFPKEPPGKAKRFTRAYENAPPLIPHSVEGLLPITKDNNACLGCHMPEVAKDVGATPISPTHFIDFFRLPEGKIVKLKDLDPARFNCSQCHVPQAKTKPLVQNTFKPDYRDPSTKNRTKLYKNLLEGVK
- a CDS encoding anaerobic ribonucleoside-triphosphate reductase activating protein: MIKIGGIHKFSLIDFPSRISAVIFVQGCNLRCPYCHNRHLVLPEYFGYTIGIDEVFRFLESRKKMIEGIVISGGEPTIYEGIKDFIKKIKEFGYLVKLDTNGTNPEVLKELIEEKLVDYVAMDIKASAGKYEYISGSSISMDKIKKSIEILLQSDIEYEFRTTLIKDLLTYNDIIKIGQMIKGAKRYALQNFVSSENLINKEIKNKTGFSREEREKLKKRLKNYVKEIILR
- a CDS encoding chaperone NapD; this translates as MNISSIVVMTKPEHIQDVLKSLEESGLCDIHFYDEKGRIIVTIEGEDVYEETFKLRAIQDIPHVVSAEMSFAYSEEELQKAINEFERVQKEQEVPEILERDDVKAEAIVYKGHIKAYIK
- a CDS encoding WD40 repeat domain-containing protein — protein: MIRTFVLLLFFVSIAYGKVFKNTDIVDLKSAITEIRLKDGKLYVSVELGKIYVLDLEEKKVLNVIELPEIENYFGEKLKPKVFSIDICRNGNIIAVVEGFDGTRELKFITVNDGRIHTIIPGKRRISMTKVRFVDKNNVVVATTGDEILLISLDDKKIHYRKSVGMSTFSDMEINEDKTLVAVGDESGDVHIADVKTGDLVKDLTGINVDRLFNVDFRNGRVASGGRDRRVAVYDLETGKGKRFDGQFLVFGLGLSPSAKYLAYLYNDKNDVAVVNVDTGSRVDMLTGHKYTVSVILFLDENSLIVGCDDGKLFFWRR
- the napA gene encoding nitrate reductase catalytic subunit NapA is translated as MEVKEREKRETGFELSRRDFLKTAAAVSAAAAVGMKVPEEAMAAAREAEAGWRWDKAVCRFCGTGCGIMIAVKDGRIVAVKGDPKAPVNRGLNCIKGYFTAKIMYGADRLTKPLLRMNERGEFDKNGKFRPVSWQRAFEEMAKQFKKAYNELGPEGVAIFSSGQYTIMEGYAAVKLTKAGWRTNNIDPNARHCMASAVAAFIQTFGIDEPSGCYDDIELTDTILVWGSNMAEMHPILWARVTDRKLSDPDNVRLVVLSTFRHRTMDLADIDIVFRPSTDVAIWNYIAREIVYNHPEAIDWDFVNKHTVFATGYIDIGYGMRTPDHPSFTEKERETVRKQVAKPVSNLEAKALSIYGYKEGDIIQMKHAKQAGKHWIITFEDFKKGLEPYTLDYVARIAKGDPDEDLETFKRKLKALADLYIDKNRKALTFWTMGFNQHTRGTWCNELAYTVHLLLGKQAKPGSGAFSITGQPSACGTAREVGTFAHRLPADMVVFNPKHRKIAEKIWRIPEGTINPKVGSHIVKIMRDLEDGKIKWAWVMVCNPWQDTANANHWIKAARKMDNFIVVSDSYPGISAKVADLILPAAMIYEKWGAYGNAERRTQHWRQQVIAPGEAMPDIWHIVEFSKYFKLKEVWKEWRLSDGTVLPNVLDKAKEMGYDPEMTLYEVLFANDYFKSFKWPDPIAKNPNTGEMHPNTEAEGDHRNVRGIDGKPWKGYGFFIQKALWEEYRKFGNGHGHDLAYFDTYHRVRGLRWPVVDGKETLWRFNAKYDPYVRKLAPGEDFAFYGPALKSLPKGDLFGPKTKQKFSLKNKAKIFFRPYMDPPETPDSEYPFWLATGRVLEHWHSGTMTMRVPELYRAVPEALCYMHPADAKKLGVKDGELVWVESRRGKVKARVETRGRNRPPRGLVFVPWFDERVYINKVTLDATCPISKQTDYKKCAVKIYKA